In Haloimpatiens massiliensis, the following are encoded in one genomic region:
- a CDS encoding DJ-1/PfpI family protein yields the protein MGKILVFIYDEMADFEVTFITHLLGADLDKEIITAGYDDKLIRSKSGIIYKPSKLIKNILDDLDDDIEGLIIPGGWNGEILKYVIGLVILRIKKIEIVLQKLLKVYNYKYLRIIRY from the coding sequence ATGGGAAAAATCTTAGTATTTATTTATGATGAAATGGCAGATTTTGAAGTAACCTTTATTACTCATCTTTTAGGAGCAGATTTAGATAAAGAAATAATTACTGCTGGATATGATGATAAATTAATAAGAAGCAAATCGGGCATTATTTATAAACCTTCAAAACTTATTAAAAATATTTTAGATGATTTAGATGACGATATAGAAGGTTTAATAATTCCAGGTGGATGGAATGGCGAAATATTGAAGTATGTGATTGGTTTGGTTATTTTGAGAATCAAGAAGATAGAAATAGTTTTACAAAAGCTTTTAAAGGTATATAATTACAAATATTTAAGAATAATTAGGTATTAA
- a CDS encoding ABC transporter ATP-binding protein, with product MRKKKKVYTLKALKEVNALAYKSSPLAYVFLVLTTSLSAINTFILLKATEYTINSAYRLFDKTIYFKSVVMGITLFTLSKIIFKIIDIIKTLLINKLNLSLSYAFEKELNTKLSNIKIDYYESNKTYVKIHEVRTKTLETMKNFIESTMFYIESVFHAIVYGYFLIQINILVVVIYLALVVIFNKVAGNMYNSIMNIWEEIQPYSQKQNYFFSLSGDKVTHQEFKFNRLFGFVSSRWDKLYDKEYKYRMKIFKKFEITLQIARIVFNLPYIAMLIYVAFEIVVGKHEIGFLMLCNQLFNGIIDTFAGVQNTIMTNSVDCKFIKSYDEIMDYEEDNNIYTEEKVDNISFENVIYTYPQAKRYALKNLKLNIKLGEKIAVVGHNGSGKTTFTNLLMALMSSTNGKIVVDGYKGLKAESILRSSVSCILQDFAQYQMTIRENIEVGYENHKFSEKEIWSLLDTVGLKKRVLKLPQGIDTPLGQLQKGIELSKGQWQRLAIARLMANPQATLWILDEPTAYLDPISEIEIYDMIYNLAGDRTVLFISHRLGFAKRADRIVVFNEGQITEEGVHRDLLNKDGIYAKMYKNQESWYVA from the coding sequence GTGCGTAAAAAGAAAAAAGTCTATACACTAAAGGCGTTAAAAGAGGTAAATGCACTAGCATATAAAAGTAGCCCCTTAGCATATGTATTTTTAGTACTAACAACATCGCTTTCAGCTATTAATACATTTATACTACTAAAAGCTACAGAATACACTATAAATTCAGCCTATAGGCTTTTTGATAAAACTATTTATTTTAAATCTGTAGTTATGGGCATCACTCTTTTTACATTGTCAAAAATAATTTTCAAGATAATAGATATTATAAAAACTTTACTTATAAATAAATTGAATCTAAGCCTATCCTATGCCTTTGAAAAGGAGCTTAATACTAAACTTTCAAATATTAAAATAGATTATTATGAAAGCAATAAGACTTATGTAAAGATACATGAAGTTAGAACTAAAACATTAGAAACTATGAAAAACTTTATTGAAAGCACTATGTTTTATATAGAATCAGTTTTTCATGCCATTGTATATGGATATTTTCTTATACAGATTAACATATTAGTGGTAGTAATATATTTAGCATTAGTAGTTATATTCAATAAGGTTGCAGGTAACATGTACAATAGTATAATGAATATTTGGGAGGAAATACAACCTTATAGTCAAAAGCAGAATTACTTTTTTAGTCTTAGTGGAGACAAGGTTACTCATCAAGAGTTTAAGTTCAATAGACTTTTTGGATTTGTAAGCAGTCGATGGGATAAATTATATGATAAAGAATATAAATATAGAATGAAGATATTTAAAAAATTTGAAATTACACTTCAAATAGCAAGAATCGTTTTTAATCTTCCCTATATAGCTATGTTAATATATGTAGCCTTTGAAATAGTTGTAGGTAAACATGAGATAGGTTTTCTAATGTTATGCAATCAGCTTTTTAATGGAATAATAGATACTTTTGCAGGAGTACAAAATACAATTATGACTAATAGTGTTGATTGTAAGTTTATTAAAAGTTACGACGAAATAATGGACTATGAAGAGGATAATAATATATATACTGAAGAAAAAGTAGACAATATTTCCTTTGAAAATGTTATCTACACTTATCCGCAAGCTAAAAGATACGCCTTGAAGAATCTTAAGCTTAATATAAAATTAGGAGAGAAGATTGCAGTAGTAGGGCATAATGGAAGTGGAAAGACCACCTTCACTAATCTTTTAATGGCACTTATGAGTTCAACTAATGGAAAAATTGTAGTGGACGGATACAAAGGCTTAAAGGCAGAATCCATTCTTAGAAGCAGTGTTTCATGTATATTACAGGATTTTGCTCAATATCAAATGACTATAAGAGAGAACATTGAAGTAGGCTATGAAAATCATAAATTTTCAGAGAAAGAAATATGGAGTCTACTGGATACGGTGGGGTTAAAAAAGAGGGTTTTAAAACTACCACAGGGCATTGACACACCACTAGGACAACTACAAAAAGGTATAGAATTATCAAAAGGTCAGTGGCAAAGGCTTGCCATTGCAAGGCTAATGGCTAACCCACAGGCTACTTTATGGATATTAGACGAGCCTACAGCTTATTTAGATCCAATTTCTGAAATTGAAATCTATGACATGATATATAATCTGGCAGGAGACAGAACCGTTCTATTTATCTCCCATAGACTTGGATTTGCAAAGAGAGCTGATAGAATAGTAGTTTTTAATGAGGGGCAAATTACAGAAGAAGGAGTCCATAGGGATTTACTAAATAAAGATGGAATATATGCAAAGATGTACAAAAACCAAGAATCTTGGTATGTGGCATAG
- a CDS encoding metalloregulator ArsR/SmtB family transcription factor, protein MDKLIINIFKCLADKSRLQIINNLMESPMYVELLSQRLNLAPSTISFHLKKLEDVKLVYSTKEQYYVVYHLNKDILSLKLNDLINGVESEKDIQKEREEQYRINVINAFFEYGKLKSIPVQRKKRKIVLEEIAKSFESGRDYTEREVNIIIADFHDDFCTIRREMVGFNIIERNNGIYKLVNL, encoded by the coding sequence ATGGATAAGTTAATTATAAACATTTTTAAGTGCTTAGCTGATAAATCTAGGTTACAAATAATAAATAACCTAATGGAAAGTCCCATGTATGTTGAACTATTATCACAAAGATTAAACTTAGCACCATCTACCATATCCTTTCATTTAAAAAAATTAGAAGATGTAAAATTAGTCTATTCCACTAAAGAACAATATTATGTGGTTTATCATTTAAATAAAGATATACTTTCATTGAAATTGAATGATTTAATTAATGGAGTAGAATCAGAAAAAGATATTCAAAAGGAAAGAGAAGAACAGTACAGAATAAATGTTATAAATGCATTCTTTGAATATGGAAAGCTTAAATCCATCCCTGTTCAACGAAAGAAAAGAAAAATAGTTTTAGAAGAAATTGCAAAGAGCTTTGAATCTGGCAGAGATTATACGGAAAGAGAGGTTAATATTATTATAGCTGATTTTCATGACGATTTCTGCACAATAAGAAGAGAAATGGTTGGATTTAATATAATTGAAAGAAATAATGGCATTTATAAATTAGTTAATTTATAA